One segment of Hydrogenothermus marinus DNA contains the following:
- a CDS encoding 4Fe-4S binding protein, with translation MAEALSQQPSWWQTHKFTIARNTVYISIVIALILIPELKIIKVDIAHNESWLFGERRSLIDGLIPVIAALGFFAILVIVINMIQGRLFCGLICPGGWFAEIQEKIKRKIGKHHKLAYIFITFISTIAFAALFFNWVTDLRVFFYYTNPSFIPMWVAFLVAFPIFFWELYIGKRWCRTFCPTGIYQKLTPHFYYYKPALIPPYTTKDCGTCRECLKACPMALDPRKIALMEDTINRPGLSSCIVCGECVDACTDVWAKKGKPPILGFLHEVPVRQV, from the coding sequence ATGGCTGAAGCTTTAAGTCAACAACCTTCATGGTGGCAAACACATAAATTTACAATAGCAAGAAATACTGTGTATATTTCTATAGTAATAGCACTTATATTAATTCCTGAACTTAAGATAATAAAAGTAGATATTGCCCATAATGAGTCATGGCTATTTGGAGAAAGAAGAAGTTTAATAGATGGTCTTATTCCTGTAATTGCCGCTCTTGGATTTTTTGCAATACTTGTTATTGTTATAAATATGATCCAAGGAAGACTTTTCTGTGGTTTGATATGCCCAGGAGGATGGTTTGCAGAAATTCAAGAAAAAATCAAAAGAAAAATAGGAAAGCATCATAAGTTAGCTTATATTTTTATAACATTTATTTCAACTATAGCATTTGCTGCTTTATTCTTTAACTGGGTAACAGATTTAAGAGTATTTTTCTACTATACAAATCCTTCATTTATACCTATGTGGGTTGCTTTTTTAGTAGCATTCCCAATATTTTTCTGGGAATTATACATAGGAAAAAGATGGTGTAGAACTTTCTGCCCTACAGGGATATACCAAAAATTAACTCCTCATTTTTACTACTATAAACCTGCACTTATACCACCTTATACAACTAAAGATTGTGGAACTTGTAGAGAATGTTTAAAAGCTTGTCCAATGGCATTAGATCCAAGAAAAATAGCTTTAATGGAAGATACAATAAATAGACCAGGTCTTTCTTCTTGTATTGTCTGTGGAGAATGTGTTGACGCTTGTACAGATGTGTGGGCTAAAAAAGGCAAACCTCCAATTCTTGGCTTTTTACATGAAGTACCTGTAAGACAAGTATGA
- a CDS encoding molybdenum cofactor guanylyltransferase yields MNLDCILLAGGQSKRMGRDKAFLPFDNKTFLRNILETLDNVCQKIIIVVNKDFSLYENQIKDLSSNIILTKDINPYEGPLNGVISAKDYIKNDSVFIATCDTPIISTKIIKFLYENIEDYDTIIPNIDGKYQFLNTIYKKDSLEKAKQIYNSGIKSLKKWVDSLNKKIINKDILKKIDNNLLMYESINTPKDYKKFISNFKDS; encoded by the coding sequence ATGAATTTAGATTGTATCCTATTGGCAGGTGGCCAAAGCAAAAGAATGGGAAGGGATAAAGCATTCCTTCCCTTTGACAATAAAACTTTTTTAAGAAATATATTAGAAACCTTAGATAATGTATGCCAAAAAATTATAATCGTTGTAAATAAAGATTTTTCTTTATATGAAAATCAGATAAAAGATTTAAGCTCTAACATAATCCTTACCAAAGATATAAATCCTTATGAAGGTCCTTTAAATGGAGTTATTTCAGCAAAAGATTATATTAAAAATGATTCTGTTTTTATAGCTACCTGTGATACACCTATTATTAGTACTAAAATAATTAAGTTTTTATATGAAAATATAGAAGATTACGATACAATTATTCCAAATATTGATGGGAAATATCAATTTTTAAACACTATATATAAAAAAGATTCATTAGAAAAAGCAAAGCAAATTTACAATTCAGGAATAAAATCTTTAAAAAAATGGGTTGACAGTTTAAATAAGAAGATTATTAATAAAGATATACTAAAAAAGATAGATAATAATCTTTTAATGTATGAAAGTATAAATACGCCAAAAGATTATAAAAAATTTATTTCAAATTTTAAGGATAGCTAA
- a CDS encoding prohibitin family protein: MDNFSKDKININSAVAALPIAIIVIAIFFFLFPPFKTIESGNVGIKITLGKYDNEELKPGLHFKIPLVQEIKVVDVRVHTINYKGNQDRPDKEGLIEKPAINVLDARGLPVRIEMTVQYRIIPDQASELIQEWGWNWEDKMINPTIRDIVRDVIGQYPAEQLPIKRQEIGTKIEQGIEKSIKEVSHNKVEVVGVQLRDIKLPPRIAQKIEEVQIAKQEAEKMKYVEEKAKKQQEIKRIEAETKKIQKVIAAEAEAEKKIKEAEGIAKANKLISQSIDKNVLKWRELEIQEKLMEALKENKNNNIFLNTPAGNMHYWLNTPKK; encoded by the coding sequence ATGGATAATTTTAGTAAAGATAAGATAAATATAAATTCGGCAGTTGCAGCTTTACCTATTGCTATAATAGTTATAGCAATATTCTTTTTCTTATTTCCACCTTTTAAGACTATAGAAAGTGGTAATGTAGGAATAAAAATAACCCTTGGTAAATATGATAATGAGGAATTAAAACCGGGACTTCATTTTAAAATACCTTTAGTCCAAGAAATTAAAGTTGTAGATGTAAGAGTTCATACAATTAATTATAAAGGAAACCAAGATAGGCCAGACAAAGAAGGATTAATAGAAAAACCAGCAATAAATGTACTTGATGCAAGGGGATTACCAGTAAGAATAGAAATGACTGTCCAATATAGAATAATTCCAGATCAAGCTTCAGAATTAATTCAAGAATGGGGATGGAACTGGGAAGATAAAATGATTAATCCTACAATTAGAGATATTGTTAGAGATGTAATAGGACAGTATCCGGCAGAACAACTTCCTATAAAAAGACAAGAAATAGGAACAAAAATAGAGCAAGGAATAGAAAAATCTATTAAAGAAGTTTCACATAATAAAGTTGAAGTTGTTGGTGTCCAACTTAGAGATATTAAACTACCACCAAGAATTGCTCAAAAAATAGAAGAAGTTCAGATAGCAAAACAAGAAGCAGAAAAAATGAAATATGTAGAAGAAAAGGCTAAAAAACAACAAGAGATAAAGAGAATAGAAGCTGAAACTAAAAAGATTCAAAAAGTTATAGCAGCAGAAGCAGAAGCAGAAAAGAAAATTAAAGAAGCAGAAGGAATAGCAAAAGCAAATAAACTTATAAGTCAATCTATAGATAAGAATGTATTAAAATGGAGAGAGCTAGAAATTCAAGAGAAATTAATGGAAGCTTTAAAAGAAAATAAAAATAATAATATTTTCTTAAATACCCCAGCAGGAAATATGCATTACTGGTTAAATACACCTAAAAAATAG